The Oncorhynchus kisutch isolate 150728-3 unplaced genomic scaffold, Okis_V2 scaffold4088, whole genome shotgun sequence genome includes a region encoding these proteins:
- the metrnla gene encoding meteorin-like protein gives MLTPILAYLLSVLLLCRIAFSQYSSDQCSWKGSGLTHEGHSRDVEQVYLRCSQGSLHWLYPTGAVIVNLRPNTLSPAAARLSVCIKPSRDSHGANIYLDRAGKLRLLLREQDQAQGKVTCFSIQEGSLFIEAIPHRDISKRITSFQYELVTERIGAGAGALAGVEPQALSAPCQPCSDAEVLLAVCTSDFVGRGTIQGVEQEAEQLSVTVAISRLYRQKTQVFVSGGVRVRRWTGRVRMPRQCGVRPGPGKGDGDFLFTGSVRFGEAWMGCAPRYKDFLRLYQEAEQSGTNPCHVDTD, from the exons ATGCTGACACCGATTTTAGCATACTTGTTATCGGTCCTCCTGCTGTGTCGAATAGCGTTCTCTCAATACTCCAGCGATCAATGTAGTTGGAAGGGCAG TGGTCTGACCCATGAGGGCCACAGCCGTGATGTGGAGCAGGTCTACCTACGTTGTTCCCAGGGTTCCCTCCACTGGCTCTACCCTACAGGGGCCGTCATCGTCAACCTGCGGCCCAACACCCTGTCCCCGGCAGCCGCCCGTCTCTCCGTCTGCATCAAGCCCTCTAGGGACTCCCACGGGGCCAACATCTACCTGGACCGGGCCGGGAAGCTGCGCCTGCTGCTGAGAGAGCAGGACCAGGCCCAGGGGAAGGTGACCTGCTTCAGCATCCAGGAGGGGTCTCTGTTCATAGAGGCCATACCTCACAGAGACATCAGTAAGAGAATCACCTCGTTCCAGTATGAGCTGGTTACAGAGAGGAtcggggctggagctggagcctTGGCTGGGGTGGAGCCACAAGCACTGTCTG ctcccTGTCAGCCCTGCAGTGATGCTGAGGTGCTGTTAGCAGTCTGCACCAGCGACTTTG tGGGGAGGGGCACCATCCAGGGGGTGGAGCAGGAGGCGGAGCAGTTGTCGGTCACCGTGGCGATAAGCCGCCTGTACAGACAGAAGACTCAGGTGTTTGTGTCAGGGGGAGTGAGAGTGAGGAGGTGGACAGGCAGGGTGAGGATGCCCAGGCAGTGTGGGGTCAGGCCCGGCCCGGGGAAGGGGGATGGAGACTTCCTGTTCACAGGGAGCGTAAGGTTCGGGGAGGCCTGGATGGGCTGTGCCCCGAGATACAAGGACTTCCTCAGACTGTACCAGGAGGCAGAGCAGAGTGGGACTAACCCCTGTCATGTGGACACAGACTGA